A window from Nocardioides mesophilus encodes these proteins:
- the paaK gene encoding phenylacetate--CoA ligase PaaK: MTFPMPDLSLDELRAAQLDHLRVTLTRAYELVPHYRRAFNRAGVRPEDLLTLGDLARFPFTTKEDLRENYPFGMFAVPREQVARIHASSGTTGRPTVVGYTAEDLDTWADLMARSIHAAGGRRGDLVHVAYGYGLFTGGLGAHYGAERLGCTVVPVSGGMTERQVQLILDFRPRIIMVTPSYFLAILDEMERQGVDPRRTSLEIGIFGAEPWTNEMRLEVERRAGLDAVDIYGLSEVMGPGVSQEAVSTKDGLHLWEDHFLPEVIDPFTLEVVPDGQEGELVLTSLTKQAMPVVRYRTRDLTRLLPGTAFPAFRRMQKITGRSDDMMIVRGVNVFPTQIEEQILKVEGLSPHYLCVLTRPGHLDVLTVRVEAHADTPAARWRALAAELVHHVRGTVGVGIEVEVLEPGALERSLGKAKRISDQRPRA, from the coding sequence ATGACGTTCCCGATGCCCGACCTGTCGCTGGACGAGCTCCGCGCGGCCCAGCTGGACCACCTCCGCGTCACGCTGACCCGCGCCTACGAGCTGGTCCCGCACTACCGCCGCGCCTTCAACCGCGCCGGGGTCCGCCCCGAGGACCTGCTCACGCTCGGCGACCTCGCCCGGTTCCCGTTCACCACCAAGGAGGACCTGCGCGAGAACTACCCGTTCGGCATGTTCGCGGTGCCCCGGGAGCAGGTCGCGCGCATCCACGCGTCGTCGGGCACGACCGGGCGGCCCACCGTGGTGGGCTACACCGCCGAGGACCTCGACACGTGGGCGGACCTGATGGCCCGCTCGATCCACGCCGCGGGAGGTCGCCGGGGCGACCTGGTCCACGTGGCCTACGGCTACGGGCTGTTCACCGGAGGGCTGGGCGCGCACTACGGCGCGGAGCGGCTCGGCTGCACGGTGGTGCCGGTGTCCGGCGGGATGACCGAGCGGCAGGTGCAGCTGATCCTGGACTTCCGGCCCCGGATCATCATGGTGACCCCGTCGTACTTCCTGGCCATCCTCGACGAGATGGAGCGGCAGGGCGTGGACCCCCGGCGTACCAGCCTCGAGATCGGCATCTTCGGGGCCGAGCCGTGGACCAACGAGATGCGGCTGGAGGTCGAGCGCCGGGCCGGCCTGGACGCCGTCGACATCTACGGGCTCTCCGAGGTGATGGGTCCCGGCGTCTCGCAGGAGGCCGTCTCCACCAAGGACGGCCTGCACCTGTGGGAGGACCACTTCCTGCCCGAGGTCATCGACCCGTTCACCCTCGAGGTGGTGCCCGACGGGCAGGAGGGCGAGCTGGTGCTGACCAGCCTCACCAAGCAGGCGATGCCGGTCGTGCGCTACCGCACGCGGGACCTCACCCGGCTGCTGCCGGGCACCGCGTTCCCGGCGTTCCGGCGGATGCAGAAGATCACCGGCCGGAGCGACGACATGATGATCGTCCGCGGCGTGAACGTCTTCCCGACCCAGATCGAGGAGCAGATCCTCAAGGTCGAGGGGCTGAGCCCGCACTACCTGTGCGTGCTCACCCGGCCCGGCCACCTCGACGTGCTGACGGTCCGCGTCGAGGCGCACGCCGACACGCCGGCAGCCCGGTGGAGGGCGCTGGCCGCGGAGCTGGTGCACCACGTGCGGGGCACGGTCGGCGTCGGGATCGAGGTCGAGGTGCTCGAGCCCGGTGCGCTGGAGCGGTCGCTGGGCAAGGCGAAGCGGATCTCCGACCAGCGTCCCCGGGCCTGA
- a CDS encoding NAD-dependent epimerase/dehydratase family protein translates to MRVLLTGAAGSIGTVLSAGLTDRGHEVVAVDLLPVPEGFTGDSWHTADCADPDAVGAVFAAETRTGPLDAVVHLAGIPTESSLPVALHSHVVTTGALLDAMVGHGVTRMVYASSNHAVGRVRRCESLATDVLPRPDTFYGVAKVAGEALLGLYADRYGIDALACRIGSFLPQPETVRQLSTWLSPDDAVRMVQACLTAPDPGFAVLYGVSANSRGWWDLAAGRALGYHPEDDAETFADRIAARPEDPAEAALVGGPQATEAFYRPALGEG, encoded by the coding sequence ATGCGCGTCCTGCTCACCGGCGCCGCGGGCAGCATCGGCACGGTCCTCAGCGCCGGCCTGACGGACCGCGGGCACGAGGTGGTGGCCGTCGACCTGCTTCCCGTGCCGGAGGGGTTCACCGGTGACAGCTGGCACACCGCGGACTGCGCCGACCCGGACGCCGTGGGTGCGGTGTTCGCCGCGGAGACCCGGACCGGGCCGCTCGACGCCGTCGTCCACCTCGCCGGGATCCCCACCGAGTCCTCGCTGCCGGTGGCGTTGCACAGCCACGTGGTGACCACCGGAGCGCTGCTCGACGCGATGGTCGGCCACGGCGTGACCCGGATGGTCTACGCGAGCAGCAACCACGCGGTCGGCCGGGTCCGCCGCTGCGAGAGCCTGGCCACCGACGTGCTCCCCCGGCCCGACACCTTCTACGGCGTGGCCAAGGTGGCCGGGGAGGCGCTGCTGGGCCTCTACGCCGACCGCTACGGCATCGACGCGCTGGCCTGCCGGATCGGCAGCTTCCTGCCGCAGCCCGAGACGGTGCGCCAGCTGTCGACCTGGCTCTCCCCCGACGACGCGGTGCGGATGGTGCAGGCGTGCCTCACCGCTCCCGACCCCGGCTTCGCCGTGCTGTACGGCGTCTCTGCGAACAGCCGCGGCTGGTGGGACCTGGCCGCGGGCCGGGCCCTCGGCTACCACCCGGAGGACGACGCGGAGACCTTCGCCGACCGGATCGCCGCGCGGCCCGAGGACCCGGCGGAGGCCGCGCTCGTCGGCGGCCCCCAGGCCACCGAGGCGTTCTACCGCCCGGCCCTCGGGGAGGGCTGA
- a CDS encoding uridine kinase family protein — MHAKVIVLAGPSGSGKSRLCRRVGEHLGLPTVNLDDYYKSGGDPTLPMLPGAGRPAQPDWDHPDSWLGEEATDALERICRDGGADVPVYDISRDGRIGHRRFELAGAPLLVAEGIFAQEVVAACRARGILADALCVRNHPAVTFWRRLSRDLREHRKPPLLLVRRGLRLMREEPRIVAHAVQVGCAAMPPEQAFDRIRSLVHART, encoded by the coding sequence GTGCACGCGAAGGTGATCGTCCTGGCCGGGCCCTCCGGGTCCGGGAAGTCCCGGCTCTGCCGACGGGTGGGCGAGCACCTGGGGCTGCCGACGGTCAACCTCGACGACTACTACAAGAGCGGCGGGGACCCGACGCTGCCGATGCTCCCCGGTGCCGGCCGGCCCGCACAGCCCGACTGGGACCACCCGGACTCCTGGCTGGGCGAGGAGGCGACCGACGCCCTGGAACGGATCTGCCGCGACGGCGGCGCCGACGTGCCGGTCTACGACATCTCCCGGGACGGCCGGATCGGGCACCGGCGCTTCGAGCTGGCCGGCGCGCCGCTGCTGGTGGCCGAGGGCATCTTCGCCCAGGAGGTGGTGGCGGCGTGCCGGGCCCGCGGGATCCTGGCCGACGCGCTGTGCGTCCGCAACCATCCGGCCGTCACCTTCTGGCGCCGGCTCAGCCGGGACCTGCGCGAGCACCGCAAGCCACCGTTGCTGCTCGTGCGGCGCGGACTGCGTCTGATGCGCGAGGAGCCGCGCATCGTGGCTCACGCCGTGCAGGTGGGCTGTGCGGCAATGCCGCCGGAGCAGGCGTTCGACCGGATCAGATCTCTGGTCCACGCCCGCACCTGA
- a CDS encoding aldehyde dehydrogenase family protein, with protein sequence MANDDISTPGTAAAGTGATSPAAIFDYAPAPESRAVVDIRSSYGLFIGGEFVDPAQGRSFKTISPATEEVLAEVAEASEADVDRAVAAARRAYTRVWSKMSGRERGKYLFRIARILQERSRELAVLESIDNGKPIRESRDVDVPLAAAHFFYYAGWADKLGHAGFGDDPQPLGVAGQVIPWNFPLMMLAWKIAPALATGNTVVLKPAETTPLTALLFAEICQQADLPPGVVNIVTGAGDTGRAVVAHPDVDKVAFTGSTEVGRSIAKTVAGTEKRVTLELGGKAANIVFDDAPVDQAVEGIVNGIFFNQGHVCCAGSRLLVQESIAEELLERLKRRMATLRVGDPLDKNTDVGAINSAEQLAKIRELADVGETELAGGPGERWSPPCDLPGTGFWFPPTVFTGVTQAHRIAREEIFGPVLSVLTFRTPAEAVEKANNSPFGLSAGIWTDKGSRILWVANQLRAGVVWANTFNKFDPTSPFGGYKESGYGREGGRHGLEGYIR encoded by the coding sequence ATGGCCAACGACGACATCAGCACCCCCGGCACCGCGGCGGCGGGCACCGGCGCGACCAGCCCGGCGGCGATCTTCGACTACGCCCCGGCGCCGGAGTCCCGCGCCGTCGTGGACATCCGCTCCTCCTACGGGCTGTTCATCGGCGGCGAGTTCGTGGACCCGGCGCAGGGCCGCTCCTTCAAGACCATCTCCCCGGCCACCGAGGAGGTGCTCGCCGAGGTCGCCGAGGCCTCCGAGGCGGACGTCGACCGGGCGGTGGCGGCCGCCCGCCGGGCCTACACCCGGGTCTGGTCGAAGATGTCGGGCCGCGAGCGCGGGAAGTACCTCTTCCGGATCGCGCGGATCCTGCAGGAACGCTCCCGGGAGCTCGCGGTGCTGGAGAGCATCGACAACGGCAAGCCGATCCGCGAGTCCCGCGACGTCGACGTACCGCTGGCCGCCGCGCACTTCTTCTACTACGCCGGCTGGGCCGACAAGCTCGGTCACGCCGGCTTCGGCGACGACCCGCAGCCGCTCGGGGTCGCCGGCCAGGTGATCCCCTGGAACTTCCCGCTGATGATGCTGGCCTGGAAGATCGCGCCCGCCCTGGCCACCGGCAACACCGTGGTGCTCAAGCCGGCCGAGACCACGCCGCTCACCGCGCTGCTGTTCGCCGAGATCTGCCAGCAGGCCGACCTGCCGCCCGGCGTGGTGAACATCGTCACCGGCGCCGGCGACACCGGCCGTGCGGTCGTCGCGCACCCCGACGTCGACAAGGTGGCCTTCACCGGCTCCACCGAGGTCGGCCGTTCGATCGCCAAGACGGTCGCCGGCACCGAGAAGCGGGTGACGCTCGAGCTCGGCGGCAAGGCCGCCAACATCGTCTTCGACGACGCGCCCGTCGACCAGGCCGTCGAGGGCATCGTCAACGGGATCTTCTTCAACCAGGGCCACGTCTGCTGCGCCGGCTCCCGGCTCCTGGTCCAGGAGTCGATCGCCGAGGAGCTGCTCGAGCGGCTCAAGCGGCGGATGGCGACGCTGCGGGTCGGGGACCCGCTGGACAAGAACACCGACGTCGGGGCGATCAACTCCGCCGAGCAGCTGGCCAAGATCCGCGAGCTCGCCGACGTCGGTGAGACCGAGCTGGCCGGCGGCCCCGGCGAGCGGTGGTCGCCGCCGTGCGACCTGCCCGGCACCGGCTTCTGGTTCCCGCCGACGGTCTTCACCGGCGTCACCCAGGCCCACCGGATCGCGCGCGAGGAGATCTTCGGCCCGGTGCTGTCCGTGCTGACCTTCCGGACCCCGGCCGAGGCGGTCGAGAAGGCCAACAACAGCCCGTTCGGCCTCTCCGCCGGCATCTGGACCGACAAGGGCTCCCGGATCCTGTGGGTGGCCAACCAGCTGCGCGCCGGCGTGGTGTGGGCCAACACGTTCAACAAGTTCGACCCCACCAGCCCCTTCGGCGGCTACAAGGAGTCGGGCTACGGCCGCGAGGGCGGCCGTCACGGCCTGGAGGGCTACATCCGATGA
- a CDS encoding aldehyde dehydrogenase family protein, protein MTPISSSEARGGRLEVRKTYKLYIGGAFPRSESGRSYVVNDAKGTFLANASAASRKDARDAVQAARKAFPGWSARTPYNRGQVLYRIAEVLEGRRAQFVDEVQRSEGSGKRAAEAAVDLSVDRLVWYAGWADKIAQVVGGTNPVAGPYFNFSLPEPTGVVAVVAPQQSSLLGLVSVVAPVVVTGNTCVVATSSARPLPAITLSEVLATSDVPGGVVNVLTGALADTTPTLASHMDVNAIDLTGLAGDPETATALEVAAAENLKRVRRAPAAEPDWTPEPGLEAMTTFLETKTVWHPIGI, encoded by the coding sequence ATGACACCGATCTCCTCCTCCGAGGCCCGCGGCGGCCGGCTCGAGGTCCGCAAGACCTACAAGCTCTACATCGGCGGCGCGTTCCCGCGCTCCGAGTCGGGCCGCTCCTACGTCGTCAACGACGCCAAGGGCACCTTCCTCGCCAACGCCTCGGCGGCCTCCCGCAAGGACGCCCGCGACGCCGTCCAGGCCGCCCGCAAGGCATTCCCCGGCTGGTCGGCGCGCACGCCGTACAACCGCGGTCAGGTCCTCTACCGGATCGCCGAGGTGCTCGAGGGCCGCCGCGCCCAGTTCGTCGACGAGGTGCAGCGCTCCGAGGGCTCCGGCAAGCGCGCCGCCGAGGCGGCGGTCGACCTCTCCGTCGACCGGCTGGTCTGGTACGCCGGCTGGGCCGACAAGATCGCCCAGGTGGTCGGCGGCACCAACCCCGTGGCGGGGCCGTACTTCAACTTCTCGCTGCCCGAGCCGACCGGCGTCGTCGCGGTCGTCGCGCCGCAGCAGTCCTCGCTGCTCGGCCTGGTCAGCGTGGTCGCCCCGGTGGTCGTCACCGGCAACACCTGTGTGGTCGCCACCTCGAGCGCCCGGCCGCTGCCCGCGATCACGCTCTCGGAGGTGCTGGCCACCTCCGACGTGCCGGGCGGTGTGGTCAACGTGCTCACCGGCGCGCTCGCGGACACCACGCCGACGCTCGCCTCGCACATGGACGTGAACGCGATCGACCTCACCGGCCTGGCCGGGGACCCGGAGACCGCGACCGCGCTGGAGGTGGCGGCCGCGGAGAACCTGAAGCGGGTCCGCCGGGCACCGGCCGCCGAGCCCGACTGGACGCCCGAGCCGGGGCTCGAGGCGATGACCACGTTCCTGGAGACCAAGACCGTCTGGCACCCGATCGGGATCTGA
- a CDS encoding purine-nucleoside phosphorylase: MSESTGAERAPESASRAARDAAARLRELTGVETHDVALVMGSGWLPAVDALGEATAELSTTDLPGFAPPAVAGHAGKIRSVRAGDKNLLVFLGRTHFYEGLGVRSVVHGVRTAAAAGCEVVVLTNGCGGLKETWQPGTPVLISDHLNLTATSPIEGANFVDLTDLYSSRLRQLCREVEPGLDEGVYVQFPGPHYETPAEIRMVRALGGDLVGMSTVLEAIAAREAGLEVLGISLVTNLAAGITGEPLNHAEVLEAGRAAATRMGDLLGAVVPRI; this comes from the coding sequence GTGAGTGAGAGCACCGGCGCCGAGCGCGCCCCCGAAAGCGCCTCCCGGGCCGCCCGCGACGCCGCCGCCAGACTGCGGGAGCTGACCGGGGTCGAGACCCACGACGTCGCCCTGGTGATGGGGTCGGGCTGGCTGCCCGCGGTGGACGCGCTGGGCGAGGCCACCGCCGAGCTGAGCACCACCGACCTGCCCGGCTTCGCGCCGCCGGCCGTGGCCGGGCACGCCGGCAAGATCCGGTCGGTGCGCGCCGGCGACAAGAACCTGCTGGTCTTCCTCGGCCGGACGCACTTCTACGAGGGCCTCGGGGTGCGCTCGGTGGTGCACGGGGTCCGGACCGCCGCCGCCGCGGGCTGCGAGGTCGTGGTGCTGACCAACGGCTGCGGCGGCCTCAAGGAGACCTGGCAGCCCGGCACCCCGGTGCTGATCAGCGACCACCTGAACCTGACGGCGACCTCGCCGATCGAGGGCGCGAACTTCGTCGACCTCACCGACCTCTACAGCAGCCGGCTGCGGCAGCTCTGCCGGGAGGTGGAGCCGGGCCTCGACGAGGGGGTCTACGTCCAGTTCCCCGGCCCGCACTACGAGACGCCGGCCGAGATCCGGATGGTCCGCGCCCTCGGTGGCGACCTGGTCGGGATGTCCACCGTGCTCGAGGCGATCGCTGCCCGCGAGGCCGGGCTGGAGGTGCTCGGCATCTCGCTGGTGACCAACCTGGCGGCCGGCATCACCGGCGAGCCGCTGAACCACGCCGAGGTGCTCGAGGCCGGCCGGGCCGCCGCCACCCGGATGGGCGACCTCCTCGGCGCCGTCGTGCCGCGGATCTGA
- the deoC gene encoding deoxyribose-phosphate aldolase, whose amino-acid sequence MSSTLTPSEGRRHASGVPDDLAGATSSDASLRRFLHGLPGVDQVGAEARAAMLGTRSIKTTAKAVALDLAISMVDLTTLEGQDTPGKVRALCTKALRPDPADPSAPSTAAVCVYADMVATAKEVVGDAVNVAAVATAFPSGRAARDIKLMDTADAVEAGADEIDMVIDRGAFLAGRYLDVYEEIVAVREACRRPDGSEAHLKVIFETGELQTYDNVRRASWLAMLAGAHFIKTSTGKVQPAATLPVTLVMLEAVRDWREATGAMVGVKPAGGIRSAKDAIKYLVMVNEVAGPDWLSPDWFRFGASTLLNDLLMQRTKMRTGRYSGPDYFTLD is encoded by the coding sequence GTGAGCAGCACCCTGACCCCCAGCGAGGGCCGCCGGCACGCGTCCGGCGTTCCGGACGACCTCGCCGGCGCGACCTCCTCCGACGCCTCGCTGCGTCGGTTCCTGCACGGACTGCCGGGTGTGGACCAGGTCGGCGCGGAGGCCCGGGCGGCGATGCTCGGCACCCGGTCGATCAAGACCACGGCCAAGGCGGTCGCCCTGGACCTGGCGATCTCGATGGTGGACCTGACCACGCTGGAGGGGCAGGACACTCCGGGCAAGGTGCGCGCGCTGTGCACCAAGGCGCTGCGTCCCGACCCCGCCGACCCGAGCGCGCCCTCGACCGCCGCGGTGTGCGTGTACGCCGACATGGTGGCGACCGCCAAGGAGGTCGTCGGCGACGCGGTGAACGTGGCCGCGGTCGCGACCGCCTTCCCCTCGGGTCGCGCGGCCCGCGACATCAAGCTGATGGACACCGCCGACGCGGTCGAGGCCGGCGCCGACGAGATCGACATGGTGATCGACCGCGGCGCCTTCCTGGCCGGCCGCTACCTCGACGTCTACGAGGAGATCGTCGCGGTCCGCGAGGCGTGCCGGCGGCCCGACGGCTCCGAAGCGCACCTCAAGGTGATCTTCGAGACCGGGGAGCTGCAGACCTACGACAACGTCCGCCGCGCCTCCTGGCTGGCGATGCTGGCCGGCGCGCACTTCATCAAGACCTCGACCGGCAAGGTGCAGCCGGCCGCCACCCTCCCGGTGACGCTGGTGATGCTCGAGGCGGTCCGCGACTGGCGTGAGGCCACCGGCGCGATGGTCGGGGTGAAGCCGGCCGGCGGGATCCGCTCGGCCAAGGACGCGATCAAGTACCTCGTGATGGTCAACGAGGTGGCCGGACCGGACTGGCTCTCCCCCGACTGGTTCCGCTTCGGCGCCTCCACCCTGCTCAACGACCTGCTCATGCAGCGGACCAAGATGCGCACCGGCCGCTACTCCGGCCCCGACTACTTCACCCTGGACTGA
- a CDS encoding YciI family protein, translating to MQYLVSVIDDGTGLATPTEEADIGAFNDRLRAEGHWVFAGGLGSPDPATVIDNRGDEAVFTDGPFVESKEYLAGFWIIEAADLDVALALAAEGSKCCNRKVEVRPFL from the coding sequence ATGCAGTACCTGGTTTCCGTGATCGACGACGGCACCGGCCTGGCCACCCCGACCGAGGAGGCCGACATCGGCGCGTTCAACGACCGGCTCCGGGCCGAGGGCCACTGGGTCTTCGCCGGCGGCCTCGGGTCGCCCGACCCGGCGACCGTCATCGACAACCGGGGTGACGAAGCGGTGTTCACCGACGGCCCCTTCGTGGAGTCGAAGGAGTACCTGGCCGGCTTCTGGATCATCGAGGCCGCCGACCTCGACGTGGCGCTGGCGCTCGCCGCCGAGGGGTCGAAGTGCTGCAACCGGAAGGTCGAGGTGCGACCGTTCCTGTGA
- a CDS encoding rhodanese-like domain-containing protein, with protein MSADDGSAISRLLAENRSSLRRVRPEELETARAAGALVVDIRPLEQRQRDGELPGAVVVDRNVLEWRLDPTSPHRLAIADDPERRVVLVCNEGYSSSLAARTLQLLGLVNATDLCGGFVAWRSTVGGCAAPPHQRGGRTGARSGVGSGRGRS; from the coding sequence ATGAGTGCCGACGACGGGTCCGCGATCAGCCGGTTGCTGGCGGAGAACCGCAGCAGCCTGCGCCGGGTCCGGCCCGAGGAGCTCGAGACCGCCCGGGCGGCCGGCGCCCTGGTCGTCGACATCCGCCCCCTCGAGCAGCGGCAGCGCGACGGCGAGCTCCCGGGCGCCGTGGTCGTCGACCGCAACGTGCTCGAGTGGCGGCTCGACCCTACGAGCCCGCACCGGCTCGCGATCGCCGACGATCCGGAGCGTCGCGTGGTGCTGGTCTGCAACGAGGGCTACAGCTCGAGCCTGGCCGCACGCACGCTGCAGCTGCTCGGTCTCGTCAACGCCACCGACCTCTGCGGCGGCTTCGTGGCGTGGCGCAGCACCGTCGGCGGATGCGCCGCACCGCCGCACCAGCGTGGTGGGAGAACAGGTGCGCGGTCCGGTGTCGGATCCGGGCGGGGTCGTTCGTAG
- a CDS encoding NAD(P)H-quinone dehydrogenase, which translates to MNRVVVIGGGPGGYEAALVAAQLGADVTVVDTDGIGGSAVITDCVPSKTLIATAELMADMEEAEELGLTIGRPGPRDDALGVDLAKVNQRVKRLALAQSDDIERRLTRDGVRVLQGRGRLDGPHRVVATHGGHGGAEEEILEADAVLLATGASPRTLPTAQPDGERILTWEQVYDLDEVPEKLIVVGSGVTGAEFASAYNALGVDVTLVSSRDRVLPGEDADAAEVIEQVFKRRGMTVLSKSRMESVTRSGETVTVTLTDGRTVEGSHCLLALGSVPNTAAMGLEEAGVRCDDGGFIEVDRVSRTSARGVYAAGDCTGVLMLASVAAMQGRIAMWHFLGDAVSPLDLKTVSSNVFTAPEIATVGWSQSAVTAGEIEAETVMLPLSGNARAKMQGVRDGFVKLFARPGTGIIVGGVVVGPRASELIHPVAIAVSQNLTADQVAHAFTVYPSMSGSVAEAARRLHHVDG; encoded by the coding sequence ATGAACCGTGTGGTGGTGATCGGCGGCGGACCCGGCGGCTACGAGGCGGCCCTGGTGGCCGCCCAGCTCGGAGCGGACGTCACGGTGGTCGACACCGACGGGATCGGCGGCTCGGCGGTGATCACCGACTGCGTGCCCAGCAAGACCCTGATCGCGACCGCCGAGCTGATGGCGGACATGGAGGAGGCCGAGGAGCTCGGCCTGACGATCGGTCGCCCCGGCCCGCGCGACGACGCGCTCGGGGTCGACCTGGCCAAGGTGAACCAGCGCGTCAAGCGGCTCGCGCTGGCGCAGTCCGACGACATCGAGCGCCGGCTGACCCGGGACGGGGTGCGGGTGCTCCAGGGCCGCGGCCGGCTCGACGGCCCGCACCGGGTGGTCGCCACCCACGGCGGCCACGGCGGTGCCGAGGAGGAGATCCTCGAGGCGGACGCCGTGCTCCTGGCGACCGGGGCGTCCCCGCGCACCCTGCCCACGGCGCAGCCCGACGGCGAGCGGATCCTGACCTGGGAGCAGGTCTACGACCTCGACGAGGTGCCGGAGAAGCTGATCGTGGTCGGCTCGGGGGTGACCGGGGCGGAGTTCGCCTCCGCCTACAACGCGCTCGGCGTCGACGTCACCCTGGTCTCGAGCCGGGACCGGGTGCTGCCCGGGGAGGACGCGGACGCCGCGGAGGTCATCGAGCAGGTCTTCAAGCGCCGGGGCATGACCGTGCTGTCGAAGTCACGGATGGAGTCGGTGACCCGCTCCGGCGAGACCGTAACGGTGACCCTCACCGACGGCCGCACCGTGGAGGGCTCGCACTGCCTGCTGGCGCTCGGGTCGGTGCCGAACACCGCGGCGATGGGCCTGGAGGAGGCCGGAGTCCGCTGCGACGACGGCGGCTTCATCGAGGTCGACCGGGTCTCGCGGACCTCGGCCCGCGGCGTGTACGCCGCCGGCGACTGCACCGGCGTCCTGATGCTGGCCTCGGTGGCCGCGATGCAGGGCCGGATCGCGATGTGGCACTTCCTCGGCGACGCGGTCTCGCCGCTGGACCTCAAGACCGTCTCCTCCAACGTGTTCACCGCACCGGAGATCGCCACGGTGGGCTGGAGCCAGAGCGCCGTCACCGCCGGCGAGATCGAGGCCGAGACGGTGATGCTGCCGCTCTCGGGCAACGCCCGCGCCAAGATGCAGGGGGTCCGGGACGGGTTCGTGAAGCTGTTCGCCCGGCCCGGCACCGGCATCATCGTCGGCGGCGTGGTGGTGGGCCCGCGGGCCAGCGAGCTGATCCACCCGGTGGCGATCGCGGTCTCGCAGAACCTGACCGCGGACCAGGTGGCGCACGCGTTCACCGTCTACCCCTCGATGAGCGGCTCCGTCGCGGAGGCCGCCCGGCGGCTGCACCACGTCGACGGCTGA
- a CDS encoding gamma-glutamylcyclotransferase family protein, whose translation MPLYAAYGSNMDPRRMGERCPHSPLRTTGWLLGWRLTFGGEDLGWDGALATLVEDPIEQVFVALYDVSDEDAGRLDSWESADSGLYRRTRVRVDTLIGEQVAWTYVLDAYEGGLPSAIYLGIIAEAAQAADAPDDYVAALRSRPCRSLGH comes from the coding sequence GTGCCCCTGTACGCCGCCTACGGGTCCAACATGGATCCCCGCCGCATGGGTGAGCGCTGCCCGCACTCCCCGCTGCGCACCACCGGCTGGCTGCTGGGCTGGCGGCTCACCTTCGGCGGGGAGGACCTCGGCTGGGACGGCGCGCTCGCCACCTTGGTGGAGGACCCGATCGAGCAGGTCTTCGTCGCGCTCTACGACGTCAGCGACGAGGACGCCGGGCGCCTCGACTCGTGGGAGAGCGCGGACTCCGGGCTCTACCGCCGGACCCGGGTGCGGGTGGACACGCTGATCGGCGAGCAGGTGGCGTGGACCTACGTGCTCGACGCCTACGAGGGCGGCCTGCCCTCCGCGATCTACCTCGGCATCATCGCCGAGGCGGCGCAGGCGGCCGACGCCCCCGACGACTACGTCGCGGCGCTGCGCTCGCGGCCCTGCCGGTCCCTGGGCCACTGA